In one Nicotiana tomentosiformis chromosome 6, ASM39032v3, whole genome shotgun sequence genomic region, the following are encoded:
- the LOC138894193 gene encoding uncharacterized protein — protein MINIIFGGNEINGVTFSIEKKTKLSVTHSKRLREVVEDDITFTKEDADGLLLPHNDALVISFNVLDFKIKHVLVDLESSANIIQWRVLEQAKLTRSIIPTTKLLAGFNLASVTTRGEILLPTKAEGVMKTTMFEVVDDDLGYNIILGRPWIHEIKVVPSPYHQLRKFPNLEGIKQIRGDQPVPKK, from the coding sequence ATGATCAACATAATTTTCGGAGGAAACGAGATTAATGGTGTAACCTTTTCAATAGAAAAAAAGACAAAGTTATCGGTGACCCATAGCAAAAGACTCCGGGAAGTCGTCGAGGACGATATCACCTTCACAAAGGAGGACGCCGATGGACTCCTACTACCGCACAacgatgccctggtaatttcttttaatgttctagatttcaaaattaaacaTGTTTTGGTGGACCTAGAGAGTTCAGCGAATATTATCCAATGGAGAGTGCTGGAACAAGCCAAGCTAACCAGAAGCATCATTCCAACCACAAAGCTCCTCGCCGGGTTCAActtagcaagtgtgacaacccgaggggaGATCCTGCTGCCCACAAAGGCTGAAGGGGTCATGAAGACAACTATGTTTGAAGTAGTAGACGATGACTTGGGCTATaacattattcttggaagaccatggATACACGAGATAAAGGTTGTGCCATCACCATACCATCAACTTCGGAAATTCCCAAATCTagagggaattaaacaaataagaggagatcaaccagTGCCAAAGAAATGA